The nucleotide window GGCCGGCCCGGCCACCAAGCCGCTGCCGCCCAAGAACATCAAGGTCACCGGCGACCAGATCTCGCTGGCCTGATCCGACCTCGGGCCGGCGGGCTGGCCCGGCCGCCTTTCGCTGACCGGCCGGCCCGGCGTCGCAGGAGCGACTCGCGTTTCGGGAAGTCGGGGTGTTGGCGGTGTGCCGACACCCCGACTTCCGGGACGCCGAGTGGATCACGCGCCTGCGGTGGGCTGTCGGTGCTGCGGACTACGCTTGTTGGCGTGGCTGACCCCTCGACCTACCGCCCCGCACCCGGCACCATCCCGGAGCTACCGGGGGTCTACCGCTTCCGTGACGGCACCGGCCGGGTGATCTACGTCGGCAAGGCGCGAAATCTGCGCAGCCGACTCAACTCCTACTTCGGCGACGTCTGGAACCTGCACGAGCGCACCCGGCAGATGGTCACCACCGCCGAGTCGGTGGACTGGATCACCGTCGGCACCGAGGTCGAGGCGCTCCAGCAGGAGTTCACCTGGATCAAGCAGTACGACCCCCGCTTCAACGTCCGCTACCGCGACGACAAGTCGTACCCCTATCTCGCCGTGACCCTCGACGAGGAGTACCCACGGCTGCAGGTGATGCGCGGCGCCAAGCGCAAGGGCGTGCGTTACTTCGGTCCCTACTCACACGCCTGGGCGATCCGGGAGACCCTCGACCTGCTGCTGCGGGTGTTCCCCGCGCGCACGTGCTCCGCCGGGGTGTTCAAGCGGGCCGGCCAGGTCGGTCGTCCCTGCCTGCTGGGCTACATCGGCAAGTGCTCGGCGCCGTGCGTCGGCACCGTCTCCGCCGACGAACACCGGGCCATCGTCGACGGGTTCTGCGACTTCATGGCCGGGCGCACCGACACCATGGTCCGCAAGATCGAACGCGAGATGACCGAGGCGAGCGAGCAACTGGAGTTCGAGCGGGCCGCCCGGCTGCGCGACGACGTGGCCGCGCTGCGCCGGGCCATGGAGAAGCAGACAGTGGTGCTCGGCGACGGCACCGACGCGGACGTCGTCGCGTTCGCCGACGACCCGCTCGAGAGCGCCGTTCAGGTCTTCCACGTCCGCGACGGCCGGGTCCGCGGCCAGCGCGGCTGGGTGGTGGAGAAGACCGAGGATCTGACCACCGGGGACCTGGTGCACCACTTCTGCACCCAGGTGTACGGCGGCGAGCACGGCGAGGCCGACGTGCCCCGGGAACTGCTGGTCCCCGAGCTGCCCGCGGACGCCGACGCGCTGGCCGAATGGCTCTCCAACCATCGAGGCAGTCGGGTTTCGCTGCGGGTGCCGCAGCGTGGCGACAAGCGCTCACTGATGGAGACGGTGGAGCGCAACGCCAAGGACGCGCTGTCCCGGCACAAGCTCAAGCGCTCCGGTGACCTGACCACCCGGGGCAAGGCACTGGACGAGATCAGCGAGGCACTGGGCATGAGCACCTCGCCGCTGCGCATCGAGTGTTTCGACATCTCCCAGATCCAGGGCACCGACGTGGTCGCCAGCATGGTGGTCTTCGAGGACGGGTTGCCCCGCAAGAGCGAGTACCGGCGGTTCATCGTCCGGGGCGCCACCGATGACCTCTCCGCGATGTCCGAGGTGCTCCGCCGCCGCTTCGCCCGCTACCTGGACGCCAGGGCCGAGACGGGCGAGGTGGGCGTCGAGTCGGCCGACGATGCGGCAGCCCCTCAGGACGCGGTCGAACCACAGGTCGGTGTCCTGATCGATCCGACCACCGGCCGGCCCCGAAAATTCGCGTACCCGCCGCAGCTGGTGGTCGTCGACGGCGGCGCCCCACAGGTCGCGGCCGCCGCGCAGGCCCTCGCCGACCTGGGCATCGACGACGTGGCCCTGTGCGGGCTGGCCAAGCGGCTGGAGGAGGTGTGGCTCCCGGACGACGAGTTCCCCGTCATCCTCCCGCGCACCTCGGAGGGGCTCTACCTGCTGCAACGGGTGCGTGACGAGGCCCACCGGTTCGCCATCACCTTCCATCGGCAGCGCCGCTCCAAGCGGATGACCGAGTCGGCACTGGACCACGTACCCGGCCTCGGCGAGGTGCGGCGCAAGGCGCTGCTGCGGCACTTCGGCTCGCTCAAGCGGCTCTCGGCCGCAACTGTCGAAGAGATCACCGAGGTGCCGGGAGTGGGTCAGCGCACCGCCGAGGCGATCCTGGCTGCCCTCGACAAGGACACAAAGGCCGGCGACAGCGCGGAGGCCAAGCCCACCACCTGAGCGCTTGTCGTCGCTCGCCCGGCCGGAGGCGGCCACCGGCTGACGCTGGCTGTGCTTGCTCGCCCCGTTGGTGGGCGGTCGCGCCCCCATGATCGTGCTCGATCCTGGATGTAGTGGCCTCGTTGCACTGGGTGGGGCCTGTTTCCTGGATCGAGCACGATCATGCGGGCCGCGAGGTTCCATACGGCGCGCTGCCCCTGGCCGGGCTAGCCGTACGGCGCGCTGCCCCTGGCCGGGCTAGCCGTACGGCGCGCTGCCCCTGGCCGGGCTAGCCGTACGGCGCGCTGCCCCTGGCCGGGCTAGCCGTACGGGGCGCTGCCCCGTGCGTCGGGCCGATCCGCGCCTCGCCCCGTCCCGCCTTCGACCGGTCCGGGCGCGCGAACGGGGCGGACGGGCATGATCCACTCGGCTTTCATGATGTCGGGGTGTCCCCGGCCTCCGGACACCGCGACTTTCAGGAACCCGAGTGGATCACGTCGCCGTGGCCGCCGTGTCGGGTTCGGTGGGCCCGCAGGGTGCGTCGTTTGTCGGGTTTGGCCTCACGTGTCGGGTGGTCGGGGCCACCCTCGTGGCGGAATCGGCGGCCGGGCCGGGTCGTTATACCTGGCAGACCACCGCAACAGACCGGGTCACGGTTGCGCCGACCCCGCCGGGAACCAGCCGCCAGGCCCTCCCCGCGGGAAACAGCCGCCGGGAACATCCGCCAGGCCGCCCCGGTTACATCCCCCGCACCGTCGAGCACCACAACGGCCCGGGCATGGCAGCCGCCGGGAACATCTGGCAGGCCGCCTCGGTTACGTCCCCCGCACGGCCGAGCACCACAACGGCCCACCCCCTGCGGGTAGGCGGAATGACGCGCCACCGCGAACGGTTACACGCTGTCCCGACGCCGACCCCTTTCCGCGGGTCACCGGGCGCAAATCTTCCCCGCACCACCACACCCCCCGAGGTGGTGCGGGCACCCCCGATGCAGAGGAGCACGCCACCATGCGTACCGATCTGATCCGTAAGACCGCCCTCACCGCTGCTGGTCTCGCCTTCACCGGCGGCGCCATCGCCGGCCCCGTCACCACCGCCTTCGCCGCCCCCACCAGCGGCAAGCCGGTCACGCAGACCCACACCGACCGCAAGGGCCACGGCGAGCGGGAACTCGGCGTGCGCTACGAAGCCCAACCGAACTTCTACTACTGCGGCCCCGCCGCCACCCGAAACGCCCTGTCCGTGCAGGGCAAGAACATCAACGTTGATGACATGGCCAAGGAAATGGGCACCACCGAGGCCGGCACCAACTCCATCAACGACATCACCCCCGTCCTGAACAAGGAAACCGGCAAGACCGACGCCTACCGGTCGGTGGAGATCAGCACCCCCGACGCCGACGCGAAGCAGACCGACACGCTGCGCGCCGACGTGGTCAAGACCGTCGACGACGGCCGCGCCGTGGTCGCGAACATCGCCGGGACCAGCACCGACACCGACGGCACCACCCACTCCTACGAGGGCGGGCACTACATCAGCGTCGTCGGCTACCGCGACAACGGCAACACCGTCACCATCGCCGACTCCGCCGACCCCAACCAGGCCGCCTACCAGATCAGCGTCGAGCACCTCGCCGACTGGATCGCCACCCGCGGCTACGCCACCAGCTGACCCCAGCACCACACACACACCGAAGGGCCGGACCCCACCACGGGGCCCGGCCCTTCGGCATGACCTCAGTCGGTGGCGAGGACGGCCAGGATCTGCTCGCCGTACTTGGCGAGTTTGTTCTCGCCGACCCCGCTGACGCGGGACAGGTCGGCCAGGGTGCTGGGCGCGTCGCTGGCGATCTGTCGCAGCGTGGCGTCGTGGAAGATCACGTACGCCGGAACGCCCTGCTCTTTGGCGCTGGACGCACGCCAGCCGCGCAGCCGCTCGAACAGTGACGCGGCGGCCGGGGTCAGTTCGGCGACGACTGTGGACGAGCCGCGCGGCTTCGATGAGCGGCTCGATGCCGGCTTCTCCGGTTCGCGGCGCAGGGTGACCGTGCGGCGGCGACCGAGGACGTCGGCGCTCGCCTCGGTCAGCGCGAGGGTGCCGTAGTCGCCCTCCACGGCGAGGAGCCCTTCGGCGAGCAGTTGTCGGACCACGCCCCGCCACTCGGCCTCGCTGAGCTCGGAGCCGATGCCGAAGACGGTCAGGGAGTCGTGACCGTACTGGCTGATTTTGTCGTTCTGTTTGCCGAGCAGGATGTCGATGCAGTGCCCGGCGCCGAAGCGCTGGTTGCGTTCGCGGTCGAGGCGGAAGACGGCGGACAGCAACTTCTGGGCGGCGACGGTGCCGTCCCAGGACTCGGGTGGGGTGAGGCAGGTGTCGCAGTTGCCGCAGGCGGCCGTCGTCGTCTCGCCGAAGTATTCGAGCAGTTGGACCCGCCGGCAGCGCACCGTCTCGCAGAGGGCGAGCATGGCGTCCAGGTGCGCGGCGAGGTTGCGGCGGTGGGCGAGGTCGCCGTCGGAGGTCTCGATCATCTTGCGTTGCTGGACCACGTCCTGCAGCCCGTACGCGAGCCAGGCGGTGGACGGCAGGCCGTCGCGGCCGGCGCGGCCGGTTTCCTGGTAGTAGCCCTCGACGGACTTGGGCAGGTCGAGGTGGGCGACGAAGCGGACGTCGGGCTTGTCGATGCCCATGCCGAAGGCGATGGTGGCCACCATGACCAGGCCGTCTTCCCGCAGGAAACGCTGTTGGTTGCGAGCGCGGGTGCCCGCGTCCAGCCCGGCGTGGTACGGCAGCGCGGCGACCCCGTTGGCGGTGAGGAACTCCGCCGTCTTGTCGACCGAGGCCCGGGACAGGCAGTAGACGATGCCGGCGTCGCCGGGGTGCTCGTCGCGCAGCAGCGTCAGCAGTTGCTTGCGGGGCTCGCGTTTGGGCACGATCCGGTACTGGATGTTGGGCCGGTCGAAGCTGGCCACGAAGTGCCGGGCGCCGTCGAGGTTGAGTCGGGTCGCGATCTCGGTGCGGGTGGCGCTGGTCGCGGTGGCGGTCAGCGCGATGCGGGGCACCTCGGGCCAGCGTTCGTGCAGCATCGACAGGGCGAGGTAGTCGGGGCGGAAGTCGTGCCCCCACTGGGACACGCAGTGCGCCTCGTCGATCGCGAACAGGGAGATGCGCCCCCGGTCGAGCAGGGCGAGGGTGGACCGGACGCCGAGCGCCTCCGGGGCCAGGTAGAGCAGGTCCAACTCGCCGGCGACGAAGGCGGCTTCCACCCGCCGTCGGGCGTCCAGGGTCTGGGTCGAGTTGAGGAAGCCGGCGCGTACGCCGACCGCGGTGAGGGCATCGACCTGGTCCTGCATGAGCGCGATCAGCGGGGACACGACGACGGCGACGCCGTCGCGGACCAGGGCCGGGATCTGGTAGCACAGGGACTTGCCGCCACCGGTGGGCATCAACACCAGCGCGTCGCCGCCGGCGACCACATGGTCGATCACGTCCTGCTGGAAACCACGGAACGCGTCGTAGCCGAAGACCCGGCCCAGCACGTCCAGGGCGTCGGAAGCGGCACGCAGGTCGGTGGGAGAAGCCATCCGCGGAGTCTACGAGCCCACCCCGACAGCACCCGTCCGGCGCACCCGGGTCGGGTGGGCCACGTTGAGCGTATTGACAATTACTGATCGTCATCAAGTGGGCTCGGTGTCGGGAGAGCGACCGTCGACACGGTCCGCGGGCACCGTCCGGCCACGGGTGCCGGGCCACGACCCGGCGGCGGGATAGAGTCGCTGATTGACCAATCGCGGCCGAGGGCGGCCGCGGCGCCACGGCTTGGGGGTACGGGTGAGCGAGGCGCGCACAACCGGTGACCGGATCGACGGCCCGGATGCCAATGACGAGCAGCTGGCGGCCGAGTCGGAGACCACCCTCGTGGTGGTCACCGGCCTGTCCGGGGGTGGCCGGAGCACTGTCGCCCGGGCGTTGGAAAACGTCGGCTACTACGTCGTGGACAACCTGCCACAGGCCCTGATGCTGGACATGGCCGAGTTGGCGTTCAAGGCGGGCGGCGCAGCCCGGCGTACCGCGATGGTGCTGGACGTGCGGTCGCGGGCCTTCTCGACGGACCTGGTCGGGGCGATCCGGGAGCTCAAGGAACGCGGGTTCTCGCCCCGGGTGGTCTTCGTCGACGCCGACGACGAGGTGCTGATCCGGCGGTTCGAGAGCGTTCGGCGTTCGCACCCGTTGCAGGGTGACGGGCGGCTGGCCGACGGCATCGCCGTGGAGCGTGGTCTGCTGGAGGAGGCGCGCGACCAGGCCGACGTGATCATCGACACCAGCCACCTGAACGTCAACCAGCTTCGGCGGCGCATCGAGGAGCTGTTCGGCGGCGAGGACGCCCGCCGGCTGCGGGTCACCGTGCTGTCGTTCGGCTTCAAGTACGGCCTGCC belongs to Micromonospora ureilytica and includes:
- the rapZ gene encoding RNase adapter RapZ, which translates into the protein MDGPDANDEQLAAESETTLVVVTGLSGGGRSTVARALENVGYYVVDNLPQALMLDMAELAFKAGGAARRTAMVLDVRSRAFSTDLVGAIRELKERGFSPRVVFVDADDEVLIRRFESVRRSHPLQGDGRLADGIAVERGLLEEARDQADVIIDTSHLNVNQLRRRIEELFGGEDARRLRVTVLSFGFKYGLPPDADFVLDARFLPNPYWVPELREHTGREEAVSAYVLGQEGADAFVASYADLVNATTTGFEREGKRYLTVAVGCTGGKHRSVAIAEELASRLRHSGLAANAQHRDLGRE
- the recQ gene encoding DNA helicase RecQ; this translates as MASPTDLRAASDALDVLGRVFGYDAFRGFQQDVIDHVVAGGDALVLMPTGGGKSLCYQIPALVRDGVAVVVSPLIALMQDQVDALTAVGVRAGFLNSTQTLDARRRVEAAFVAGELDLLYLAPEALGVRSTLALLDRGRISLFAIDEAHCVSQWGHDFRPDYLALSMLHERWPEVPRIALTATATSATRTEIATRLNLDGARHFVASFDRPNIQYRIVPKREPRKQLLTLLRDEHPGDAGIVYCLSRASVDKTAEFLTANGVAALPYHAGLDAGTRARNQQRFLREDGLVMVATIAFGMGIDKPDVRFVAHLDLPKSVEGYYQETGRAGRDGLPSTAWLAYGLQDVVQQRKMIETSDGDLAHRRNLAAHLDAMLALCETVRCRRVQLLEYFGETTTAACGNCDTCLTPPESWDGTVAAQKLLSAVFRLDRERNQRFGAGHCIDILLGKQNDKISQYGHDSLTVFGIGSELSEAEWRGVVRQLLAEGLLAVEGDYGTLALTEASADVLGRRRTVTLRREPEKPASSRSSKPRGSSTVVAELTPAAASLFERLRGWRASSAKEQGVPAYVIFHDATLRQIASDAPSTLADLSRVSGVGENKLAKYGEQILAVLATD
- the uvrC gene encoding excinuclease ABC subunit UvrC encodes the protein MADPSTYRPAPGTIPELPGVYRFRDGTGRVIYVGKARNLRSRLNSYFGDVWNLHERTRQMVTTAESVDWITVGTEVEALQQEFTWIKQYDPRFNVRYRDDKSYPYLAVTLDEEYPRLQVMRGAKRKGVRYFGPYSHAWAIRETLDLLLRVFPARTCSAGVFKRAGQVGRPCLLGYIGKCSAPCVGTVSADEHRAIVDGFCDFMAGRTDTMVRKIEREMTEASEQLEFERAARLRDDVAALRRAMEKQTVVLGDGTDADVVAFADDPLESAVQVFHVRDGRVRGQRGWVVEKTEDLTTGDLVHHFCTQVYGGEHGEADVPRELLVPELPADADALAEWLSNHRGSRVSLRVPQRGDKRSLMETVERNAKDALSRHKLKRSGDLTTRGKALDEISEALGMSTSPLRIECFDISQIQGTDVVASMVVFEDGLPRKSEYRRFIVRGATDDLSAMSEVLRRRFARYLDARAETGEVGVESADDAAAPQDAVEPQVGVLIDPTTGRPRKFAYPPQLVVVDGGAPQVAAAAQALADLGIDDVALCGLAKRLEEVWLPDDEFPVILPRTSEGLYLLQRVRDEAHRFAITFHRQRRSKRMTESALDHVPGLGEVRRKALLRHFGSLKRLSAATVEEITEVPGVGQRTAEAILAALDKDTKAGDSAEAKPTT
- a CDS encoding C39 family peptidase is translated as MRTDLIRKTALTAAGLAFTGGAIAGPVTTAFAAPTSGKPVTQTHTDRKGHGERELGVRYEAQPNFYYCGPAATRNALSVQGKNINVDDMAKEMGTTEAGTNSINDITPVLNKETGKTDAYRSVEISTPDADAKQTDTLRADVVKTVDDGRAVVANIAGTSTDTDGTTHSYEGGHYISVVGYRDNGNTVTIADSADPNQAAYQISVEHLADWIATRGYATS